In the genome of Amphiura filiformis chromosome 4, Afil_fr2py, whole genome shotgun sequence, one region contains:
- the LOC140151456 gene encoding sialin-like, with protein sequence MATKRSSAEDEGVPLLGAQEAVSSRGCVKARHALAILGFLGFFNVYCMRVNLSVALVAMANYTSTKNETLSEECSGNLSTHITQGTAETYHWDENTQNQILSAFFYGYLVTQIPGGWLAGKYGGKWLFGLGVLCTTILTLLTPLAASAGTGWLIAVRVLEGLGEGVTFPAMHAMWGSWAPPLERSKLATFTYAGSHMGTIISSPISGVLCDSNFLGGWPAVFYLFGALGLVWFVFWTLLAHDTPAQHPRISPEEREYIEKSIGHRNKRSLSVPILSVFTSVPMWAIIISHFANNWGFYTLLTNLPNYLKNVLKFDLSQSGFLSGLPYIFLWLAVVFGGQVADYLRMNNILTTGQTRKLFNNLGLSIPAISLVLVGYVGCDRTLAIVFLCVACLGAGLTMSGCNVNHLDIAPQYAGILMGITNCGATIPGFAGPAVVGALTENNNTISQWRIVFWICFGIYMFGIITYTFMASGVEQPWAKEEYTVVVNASEEDQEPSEENHHVNPDYGR encoded by the exons CTGTATCATCAAGAGGGTGTGTTAAAGCTCGGCATGCCTTGGCAATTCTGGGCTTCTTGGGATTCTTCAATGTCTATTGCATGAGAGTCAATCTGAGTGTGGCACTAGTTGCTATGGCCAATTACACATCAACCAAAAATGAAACCTTATCAGAGGAATGTTCAGGGAACTTAAGTACACACATAACTCAG GGTACTGCTGAAACCTATCATTGGGATGAGAACACACAGAACCAGATCCTCAGTGCTTTCTTCTATGGCTACTTGGTTACTCAAATTCCTGGTGGATGGCTTGCTGGAAAGTATGGGGGCAAGTGGTTATTTGGTTTAGGCGTTCTCTGCACAACCATTTTGACGTTATTGACACCATTAGCAGCGTCAGCAGGTACAGGGTGGCTTATTGCAGTCAGAGTTCTAGAAGGACTTGGTGAG GGAGTAACATTTCCAGCTATGCATGCCATGTGGGGTTCCTGGGCACCCCCATTAGAGCGCAGTAAGCTTGCAACATTTACATATGCTGGTAGTCACATGGGGACCATCATCTCATCACCAATATCAGGGGTGTTGTGTGACAGCAATTTTCTGGGAGGCTGGCCTGCTGTTTTTTACTTGTTCG GTGCTCTTGGTCTAGTGTGGTTTGTCTTTTGGACTCTACTAGCTCATGACACACCAGCACAACATCCAAGAATATCACCTGAAGAAAGAGAATATATAGAAAAAAGTATAGGCCATAGAAATAAG cgTTCTCTGTCGGTGCCAATACTAAGTGTTTTTACATCAGTACCTATGTGGGCAATTATCATCTCACATTTTGCCAACAATTGGGGATTCTATACACTCTTAACTAATCTGCCAAACTACTTAAAGAATGTACTTAAGTTTGATTTATCACAG AGTGGTTTTCTATCAGGGCTTCCTTACATATTCCTATGGTTGGCTGTAGTTTTTGGAGGACAAGTGGCTGATTATTTGCGAATGAATAATATTCTTACCACCGGACAGACTAGAAAATTATTCAATAATTTAG GTCTTAGTATTCCAGCTATCTCGTTGGTTCTAGTAGGCTATGTAGGCTGTGATAGGACACTGGCCATAGTGTTTCTGTGTGTTGCCTGCCTTGGTGCTGGTCTTACTATGTCTGGTTGTAATGTCAACCATCTGGACATAGCTCCACAGTATGCAGGTATATTAATGGGTATAACTAACTGTGGTGCCACCATACCAGGCTTTGCTGGACCTGCCGTGGTAGGAGCTCTTACAGAAAACAAT AACACAATTAGCCAGTGGCGCATAGTGTTTTGGATTTGTTTTGGTATCTACATGTTTGGTATTATTACCTATACATTTATGGCATCAGGTGTGGAGCAACCATGGGCTAAAGAAGAGTATACGGTGGTAGTTAATGCATCTGAAGAAGATCAGGAGCCTAGTGAAGAGAATCATCATGTTAACCCAGATTATGGCAGGTAA